A window of Flavobacteriales bacterium contains these coding sequences:
- a CDS encoding thioredoxin fold domain-containing protein: MKNLLILIGSFLLLGCSSNSQPFINLNPIEFQTAIEKEGGIILDVRTPQEVSSGAIENASTIDFYDHDFERKISKIQKDKTVFVYCKSGGRSSQAAKLLLKSGQAKVVNLSGGIMAWQATQLPLIRTSKKKDKSIQELSISDFDSMLSQNNLVLADFHTLWCMPCRKISPMIDELKEEYINSAQILRIDMDNSELLAESFEIKAVPTLILFKESKEIWRHTGLISKEELTRLLDSHL; encoded by the coding sequence ATGAAAAACTTGTTAATCCTTATTGGCTCATTTCTGTTATTAGGCTGTAGTTCAAACTCCCAACCTTTCATCAATTTAAATCCTATTGAATTCCAAACAGCTATTGAAAAAGAAGGAGGTATTATATTAGACGTCAGAACTCCACAAGAGGTAAGTAGTGGTGCCATAGAAAATGCCAGTACAATAGACTTTTATGACCACGATTTTGAACGAAAAATCAGCAAAATTCAAAAAGATAAAACCGTTTTTGTTTATTGTAAGAGTGGAGGTAGAAGTTCTCAAGCTGCCAAATTATTACTCAAGTCTGGACAAGCTAAAGTCGTCAATCTTAGTGGAGGAATTATGGCATGGCAAGCCACTCAATTACCTTTAATACGAACTTCTAAGAAAAAAGATAAATCCATTCAGGAGTTATCCATTTCTGACTTCGATAGTATGCTTAGTCAAAATAATTTAGTGTTAGCAGATTTCCATACTTTGTGGTGTATGCCTTGTCGTAAAATATCCCCTATGATAGACGAGCTGAAAGAAGAATACATTAATTCAGCACAAATTCTTCGAATAGATATGGATAATAGTGAATTACTAGCAGAATCTTTTGAAATTAAGGCGGTACCAACCCTAATACTATTTAAGGAGTCTAAAGAAATATGGAGGCACACTGGCTTAATTAGTAAAGAAGAGCTGACTCGACTATTGGATTCTCACCTATAG
- a CDS encoding alpha/beta hydrolase — MLKFKHFIKSDDATWITFIHGAGGSSTIWHKQVKVLKEHFNLLLIDLRGHGMSNDLPVNDDYSLGIVVDEVVEVIHHLSIKKSHFIGVSLGTIIITKISDLYPSIVDKVILSGAITSFSTRTLFLLRTAQAIKGFTPNIILYRLFALIIMPSKEHRVSRRVFINEAKKIKNRAFKNWLKLLPEIKHTIDDISKLKLSKPTLFISGIEDYLFVRQIEEYVKDKSNCFFEKVNNSGHIVNIDQYQTFNKFALKFLK; from the coding sequence TTGTTAAAATTTAAGCATTTCATAAAATCTGATGATGCCACTTGGATAACATTTATTCATGGAGCAGGTGGTAGTAGTACTATTTGGCACAAACAGGTCAAAGTACTCAAAGAACATTTTAATTTATTGCTCATCGATTTAAGGGGGCATGGTATGTCAAATGACCTTCCTGTAAATGACGATTATTCTTTAGGTATTGTGGTAGATGAAGTGGTTGAAGTTATTCATCATTTAAGCATCAAAAAATCTCATTTCATTGGTGTTTCTTTGGGAACAATTATCATTACCAAGATTTCTGACCTTTATCCTAGTATTGTTGATAAGGTGATACTAAGTGGTGCTATTACGAGTTTTTCAACTCGTACATTATTTCTATTAAGGACAGCACAAGCTATAAAGGGGTTTACTCCTAACATCATTTTATACCGTTTGTTTGCCCTTATAATAATGCCTAGCAAAGAACATAGAGTTTCTAGAAGAGTATTTATCAATGAGGCCAAAAAAATTAAGAACAGAGCCTTTAAAAATTGGCTGAAATTATTGCCAGAAATTAAGCATACTATTGATGATATTTCTAAACTCAAACTTTCTAAACCTACCTTATTTATTTCAGGAATTGAGGATTACCTTTTTGTACGACAAATTGAAGAATATGTAAAAGACAAATCCAATTGTTTTTTTGAAAAAGTAAATAATTCAGGACATATTGTCAATATTGACCAATACCAAACTTTTAATAAATTTGCATTAAAATTCTTAAAATAA